In a single window of the Euwallacea fornicatus isolate EFF26 chromosome 5, ASM4011564v1, whole genome shotgun sequence genome:
- the LOC136339007 gene encoding larval/pupal cuticle protein H1C-like: protein MFALVIFAASVAYASAGLIATPLVAQPTIIGHSPVVHAAPVVPVVKAAPVVPVVHSVPVLKTAPVVAVHSAPVLTKTVHSQSILHPTPVVHASPVVHAAPVVHAAPVVHAAPVLLHR, encoded by the exons ATGTTCGCTTTG GTCATCTTCGCAGCCTCCGTGGCCTACGCGTCCGCAGGACTCATCGCCACCCCCTTGGTCGCCCAACCAACCATCATCGGCCACTCCCCCGTAGTCCACGCAGCACCGGTGGTACCGGTGGTCAAAGCCGCTCCTGTGGTTCCGGTGGTTCACTCAGTACCAGTGCTTAAAACTGCTCCAGTCGTAGCTGTCCACTCAGCTCCGGTGCTGACTAAAACCGTCCATTCTCAATCGATTTTGCATCCTACTCCAGTTGTGCATGCAAGTCCTGTTGTGCATGCTGCTCCTGTTGTGCATGCTGCTCCTGTTGTGCATGCTGCTCCTGTTTTATTGCATCGTTAG
- the LOC136339005 gene encoding cuticle protein 38-like, producing MVYKFVILAVAVAYASAGLVAHAPSEIYHRSVEAQTIVDPPKVKTVYEAAPVVHAAPVVHAAPVVHTETVVPVVKAAPVVKATPVVVSPPEVRRSVQATSIVHPSSVETVHAAPVVHSAAVVAAPVAYSAPVVQSAPVVAVSTPVVSKSVQTASIVHGAAPIVHAAPIVHAAPVVTAHGALPLVHAY from the exons ATGGTGTACAAGTtc GTAATTCTTGCCGTTGCCGTGGCTTACGCCTCAGCTGGTTTAGTCGCCCATGCCCCAAGCGAAATATACCACAGAAGCGTGGAAGCACAAACCATCGTCGACCCGCCCAAAGTTAAAACCGTTTACGAGGCTGCCCCAGTCGTCCACGCAGCTCCCGTCGTCCACGCAGCCCCCGTTGTCCACACCGAAACCGTGGTCCCAGTAGTGAAAGCTGCCCCAGTAGTGAAAGCTACCCCAGTAGTGGTCTCTCCTCCCGAAGTCCGCAGAAGTGTACAGGCCACTTCCATTGTGCACCCTTCATCTGTCGAAACTGTGCACGCGGCCCCAGTAGTTCACTCCGCAGCAGTTGTGGCCGCCCCAGTGGCCTACTCAGCTCCCGTTGTTCAATCAGCTCCCGTTGTGGCTGTGTCCACCCCAGTAGTATCCAAATCAGTGCAGACTGCCTCCATTGTTCACGGTGCTGCTCCCATTGTACACGCTGCTCCCATTGTGCACGCTGCTCCCGTGGTAACCGCCCACGGAGCTTTACCGCTTGTACATGCTTATTAG